Within Microbacterium oryzae, the genomic segment CTTGCCGTTCTCCTCCGGGCGGAACGTGTAGATCCCGCCGTCGGCGTGGCGGTACGCCTTGAGCCCTTCGAAGACCTCCTGCGCGTAGTGCAGCACGGCCGCGGCCGGCGACAGGCTGATCGGGCCGTAGGGCTGCACACGCGGGCGGTGCCATCCGCCCTTCTCCGACCAGCAGATGTCGACCATGTGATCGGTGAAGATCGTGCCGAAGCCGGGATCCTCGAGCATCTCGGCCCGCTGAGCGGGCGAGACGGCGGCGAGGTTCTTGGTGACGGCGAAGTCGAGGGGCGGAAGCGGAGCGTCGGTCATGAGTGTTTCCTGTCTGCGCCGGAGGCGTCGGTCGGGTTCAGGCCTGCAGTCGGGCGGTGATCGCGTCGCCGATCTCGGCGGTGGTGCGACCCGACCCGGTGCGGGAGGCGATGTCGTCCTCGATCGCGCGCGATACGCGAGCGGCCTCGTCCTGCAGACCGAGGTGGTCGAGCAGGAGGGCGACGGATCCGATCGCCGCGGTGGGGTCGGCCTGCTGGGTGCCCGCGATGTCGGGAGCGGAGCCGTGGACGGGCTCGAACATCGAGGGGAAGTCGCCGTCGGGGTTGATGTTGCCCGAGGCTGCGAGTCCGATGCCACCGGTGACGGCGCCGGCCAGGTCTGTGAGAATGTCGCCGAAGAGGTTGTCGGTGACGATGACGTCGAAGCGACCCGGGTTCGTGACCAGGAAGATCGTCGCGGCGTCGACGTGCAGATAGTCTACGGCCACCTCCGGATGCTCCTGCGCGACGGCGTCGACGATGCGCTGCCACAGCGAGCCCGCGTTCACGAGCACGTTGGTCTTGTGCACGAGGGTCAACCTGCCGCGACGGCGCTCGGCCAGGTCGAACGCGTAGCGGACGACGCGCTCGACACCGTACGCCGTGTTGACGCTGACCTCGTTCGCGATCTCCTGCGGCGTGCCTCGGCGGATGGCCCCGCCGTTCCCGACGTAGGGGCCCTCGGTGCCCTCGCGGACGACGACGAAGTCGACGTCTCCGGGCTCGGCGAGCGGGCCGGACTGACCGGGGTACAAGCGCGACGGACGCAGGTTCACGTAGTGGTCGAGGGCGAAGCGCAGCTTCAGCAGCAGGCCGCGTTCGATGTTCGCGTCCTTCAGGCGCGGGTCCCCCGGCTTGCCGCCGACCGCGCCGAGGAGGATGGCGTCGTGCTCGGCGATAGCCGCGAGATCCTCGTTGGTGAGGGTGTCGCCGGTCTCGAGGAAGCGGCCGGCGCCGAGGGAGAAGCGCGTCTTGTCGAAGGTCACATCGCTGTCCGCGGTGACGGCGTCGAGCACCTTCTCGGCCTCCGCGACGACCTCGGGCCCGATGCCGTCACCCGGGATGACGGCCAGTTTCACGACGCGCGACATTGCTCTCCTTCGGATCTCGATTCGCGCCGAGGCCCGACATCAGTGCGTCGCGCTCTCCCGGCGTCCTCCCAGGGTAATCGCCGCGACGACCATCGCGATCACGACGAGGCCCGCGCCGATGAGGGACGTCGCGGTCACTCCCCCGTCGAATGCGGCGGCCGCGGCGTCGCGGAGCGCCTGCCCGGTCGGACCGCCGAGCGCATCCGCCGCGTTCATCGCACCCGCGAGCGTCTCCTCCGCGTGGCCCGCGAGCTCGGCGGGCACGCCGTCCGGAACGACGAGGTGCGTCCGGTACCACCACGTGAGGATGCCGCCGAGCACCGACGTGCCCAGCACCGCGCCGAGCTCGTAGGCGGTCTCGGAGACTGCGCTGGCGGCCCCCGCCTTCGCGGCGGGGGCGTTCGCGAGGATGAGCTCCCCCGACACGGTCTCGGCCGCACCGACACCGGCGCCGAGCAGTGCGAAGCCGAGGACGAGCATGCCGACATCGTGCGCGCCGACGAAGGCGACGATGAGATAGGCCGCCACCGAGAGCACGAGAGCGCACGGGATGACGATCGACGCCCGCACGCGGCGCGCGATGGGGGTCACGATGAACCCGCCGGCGATGGAGGTGAGCGCCCCGGGCAGCAGCGCGAGGCCCGCGACCATCGGGCTCAGCCCGACGATCATCTGCAGGTGCTGCGAGACGAAGTACAGGAAGCCCACGATCGCGATGACGCTGAGGAGGTTCACGCCGAGTGACCCGCTGAACCCCGCGCGACGGAAGAGCGACATGTCGAGCATGGGATGGGCCATCCGCAGCTGACGACGCACGAACAGCCATCCGAAGATCGCGCCGACGACCACCGGCAGCCCGCCGGCGACGCCGTGGACGGCGACCTCCTTGATCCCGTAGGCGACGGGGCCGAGCGCGAGCATCGACAGGAGGATGCTCCAGCCGTCGATCGCGCCGGGGTGCGGATCGCGGCTCTCGGTCACGAAGATCGGGGCCAGCACGAGCATGAGGACGAGCATCGGGACCGCGAGGAGGAAGACGCTCTGCCACGGGAAGTGCTCCATGAGGAACCCGCCGACGATGGGGCCGAGCGCGCCGCCGGCCGAGAACATCCCCGCCCATACGGCGACCGCGATGCGCCGCTGGTTGCGCTCGGGGAAGATCGAGCGCAGCAGCGACATCGTCGAGGGCATCAGGGTCGCGCCGAACAGGCCCATGGCCGCACGTGCCGCGATGAGCCAGCCCGCGGTGGGCGCGAACACGGCGAGCACCGAGACGATCGTGAATCCGACCGCGCCGGTGAGGAGCAGCCGGCGCCGTCCGAATCGGTCGCCGAAGGAGCCCATCGTCACGAGGAGCCCCGCGAGCACGAGCGAGTAGGCGTCGATGATCCACAGCTGCTCGGCGCTCGTGGGCTCGAGGTCCTGCGCGATCGCCGGCAGCGCGAAGTTCAGGATGGTGTTGTCAATCGACACCAGCAGCACCGGGAGCATGAGCACCGCCAGCGCGGCCCAGGCGCGCCATCCTGCTCGCTGCGTCGATGAGGTCTCGATCGTCCCCGTGGTCATCTCGTCCGTCCCGCCATCCGATTTCTATACCGTCCAGATGGTACAGTAATAGCCATGGCTGGGCATACACCGGGCGGATGGCCCTGGGCTGGGGGGACGAGGTGAGCCGCCCCCCGCGGGCGCGCGACAAGGTCCTCGACGCCTTCGAGGACGTGCTGCGGGAGGACGGCGAGCGGGCCGCGACCCTCGAGAACGTCGCCCGCCGCGCGGGCGTCTCGAAGGGCGGGCTGCTCTACCACTTCCGCACACGGGACGCGCTCGACGTCGGCCTGTTGGAGCGCATGCAGGGTCTCGCCGCCGCCGACCTCGAGACCATGGCCGCGGCGCCCGAGGGGCCCGTGCACTACTTCCTCGCGACGTCGGGGCACGTCGGCAGCCCGTTCGACCGGGCGATCCTCGCCGTCAGCCGGCTCGCGCACGGCGGCAACGTGCCCGCCCGCACAGCGTTGACGGAGCTGCGCACGATGTGGGCCGAGGCCATCCGCCCGCACGTGCGCGACGAGGCCGCCCTCGACCTCGTGCTGCTCGTCAGCGACGGGCTCTACATCAACACGGCATCGCTGAACGACGTGCCGGGGCCGGTGCCTACAGGTGCCGCCCTCGAGGCGCTGATCCAGCTCGTGGAGGGCGCGACGCGCGAGTGACGCGCGGGCGGATCCGCGCGCTTGCGGGGTCGGTGGTGCGGAACTCGCGGCATCCGGGCTCAAAGCGCGAGAACGGCACCACCGAATTCGCGCGCGCCGCGCTCGGTGGTGCGGAACTCGCAGATTCGCGACTGAAAGCGCGACAACGGCACGGCCGAACCGGCAGACGCCGGATTCCGTGGTGCGCAACTCCCGCCATCCTGCCCGTAACGCGCGAACGGCACCGCCGAAGCAACCAGCCCGAACGCGACGAAGCCCTCGCCGAGGCGAGGGCTTCGTCGCGAGGAGGATCAGGCCTCGACGACCTCGATCTGCCGGATGACCGACGCCTCGATGGCGGCGCCCACCTCGGCGAGCAGCTCCTCGGGCACGCGGGAGTCGACCGTGAGCACCGACAGCGCCTGACCGCCGGCCTCGCGGCGCGCGATCTGCATGCCGGCGATGTTGATGCCGGCCTCGCCGAACTTCTGGCCGTAGACGGCGACGATGCCCGGGCGGTCGGTGTAGAGCATGACGATGTGGTGCTGGTCGATCGGCACCTCGATCTCGTGCCCGTTGATGCCGACGATCTTCTGGATCATGCGGGTGCCGGCGAGCGTGCCGGCGACCGTGAGCACGGTGCCGTCGGAGAGGGCGCCGCGGAGCGTCGTGAGGTTGCGGTATTCCGGGCTGTCCTTCTCGACGATGAGGCGCGTCTCGATGCCGCGCTGCTCGGCGAACAGCGGCGCGTTGACGTACGAGACGTTCTCGCTCACGACGTTCGACAGGATGCCCTTGAGCGCCGCGAGGCGGTAGACGCTCACGTCGTAGTCGGCGAGCTCGCCGCGCACCTCGATGTCGAGGCTCGTGACCGCGGAGGTCGCGAGGCCGCTGAAGACCTGCCCGAGCTTCTCGACGAGCGCGATGCCCGGGCGCACGAACGGGTCGATGACGCCGCCGGCGACGTTCACCGCGTCGGGCACGAGGTCGCCCTCGAGCGCGAGCTTCACGGACCGGGCGACGGAGACGCCGGCCTTCTCCTGCGCCTCGGCGGTCGAGGCGCCGAGGTGCGGCGTGACGACCACGTTCGGCAGCGCCGTGAGCGTGGTGTCGGCGGGCGGCTCGCTCGTGAAGACGTCGAGGCCGGCGCCGGCGATCTCCCCCGCGACGAGCGCGTCGTAGAGCGCGTCCTCGTCGATGAGCCCGCCGCGTGCGACGTTGATGACGTACGAGGTCGGCTTCATCGCCTTGAGCTGCTCGGCGCCGATCATGCCGGTGGTCTCCGGCGTCTTCGGCATGTGGATCGTGAGGAAGTCGGCCTGCGCGACGAGCTCGTCGAGGCTGAGGAGCTCCACGCCCAGCTGCTGCGCACGCGCGCTCGTGACGTACGGGTCGAAGGCGACCACGCGCATCCCGAAGCCCTGCATGCGGGCGGCGACGAGCGCGCCGATGCGGCCGAGGCCGACGACGCCGAGGGTCTTCTCGAAGAGCTCGAGACCCGTGTACTTGCTGCGCTTCCACTCGCCCGCACCCAGCGAGGCGCGCGCGGCGGGGATGTGGCGAGCGAGGCTGAGGATGTGACCGCAGGTGAGCTCCGCCGCCGAGATGATGTTCGACGTCGGGGCGTTGACGACCATGACGCCCGCGGTGGTGGCGGCCTTGATGTCGACGTTGTCGAGGCCGACGCCGGCGCGGGCCACGACCTTCAGGTTCGGCGCGTGGCGGAGGGCCTCCTCATCGACCTTCGTGGCCGAGCGAATGAGGATGGCGTCGGCCGCGGAGAGCGCGTCGAAGAGCGCCGGGCGGTCGGTGCCGTCCACATGACGCACATCGAAGTCGGGGCCGAGCGCCTCGATCGTTGCGGGAGAGAGTTCTTCGGCGATGAGCACGACGGGCTTCGGCACGGATGGATCCTTCGATGCGTTTGTGCGCGGGCGCGCGGGAGCGGGAAGACGCGCCACACGCCGTGGGGGCGCGACGGCGACCACTCTAGCGGAGCGGCGGAGGGCCGCCGTGCCGCGGCGTCACGCGACGACTCCGACGCGGCGCCTCAGAAGAGGTTGGAGGGGTTGGCCGTGAAGGCCTGCATGTCGAGCCAGAACACCGCGGTGAGCGCGAGCCCCGCCAGCAGCGACACCGACAGCCAGAGCGCGCCGCGCGTGCGGCCGAGCCCGAAGGCGACCGCGAAGGCGGCGATCGGCACCAGCACGGCGAGGATCAGCACGACCCACGCGATCGCCGACAGCGAGATGTCCTGCGCGGAGGTGGCCTGCACGAGCGTCACGAGGTAGGTGACGGCGCTCCACACGGCGTAGGCGTAGAGCAGGGCGAAGAGGCCGGCGATGACGGCGACGACCCACCCGGGAGTCCGGCGCCTCGGCACGCTCGAGGTCACTGCCCCACCACCCCCACCATCACGAACGGCCACGGCACGAGCAGCACGATCCCCGCGGCGAGCCACGCGAACCGCTTCCACTGCGCGACCCGGCGGGTGCCGAGCCAGGTCACGAGGAACCACAGCAGCGGCGCGGCGATCGCCAGCACCATGCTGCCCTGGAACATGAAGTCGGCGACGGCGTCCGTGCTCTGCTCGATGCGCTCGCGCAGGCGCGTGGCGCCGAGGTACCAGCCGACCGTCCACAGCAGCAGCACGCCGCCCATGACGCCGAGCGTGACGAGCGCGACGCTGCCGAGCGGGGGCGCAGCGGTGTCCGCACCGACGCCATGCGCTTCGTCGTCCGCCGAGCGCACGCGCTCGTGTCCGCGACCGACCGCCCGCCAGCCCTTCGGCAGGGTCGAGCCGTCGCCATCCGCCTGCTCGTCGGGCGTCGTGGCGTCGCCGCTCGGGTCGAGCGTCGGGTCGTCGTCACCGTCCCAGCTGAGGGCGTCGTCTTCGCGGGAGGCCATATCGCCAGGGTACAAGCTCAGCCGGCTCAGTCCTCGATCTTGCGCTTGCGCCAGCGGATGCCGGCGTTGATGAGGCCGTCGATGTCGCCGTCGAAGACGGAGGCGGGGTTACCGACCTCGAAACCGGTGCGCAGGTCCTTCACGAGCTGCTGGCCGTAGAGGAAGTACGAGCGGATCTGGTCGCCCCAGCTCGCGGTGATGTTGCCCGCGAGCTCCTTCTTCTTCGCCGCCTCCTCCTCCCGCTGCAGCAGGAGCAGGCGGGTCTGCAGCACCCGCATGGCCGCGGCGCGGTTCTGGATCTGCGACTTCTCGTTCTGCATCGACACGACGATGCCGGTTGGGAGGTGCGTGAGGCGGACGGCGGAGTCGGTCGTGTTGACGGACTGCCCGCCGGGGCCGGACGAGCGGAAGACGTCGACGCGGATGTCGTTCTCCGGGATCTCGACCTCCTGCGCCTCCTCCATGAGCGGGATGACCTCGACGGCGGCGAAGCTCGTCTGGCGCTTGTCGGCCGAGCCGAACGGGCTGATGCGCGCGAGGCGGTGCGTGCCGGCCTCCACCGAGAGCACGCCGTAGGCGTAGGGCGCGTCGATCTCGAACGTCGCCGACTTGATGCCGGCGCCCTCCGCGTAGGAGGTGTCCATGACCTTCACGGGGTACTTGTTGCGCTCGGCCCAGCGCAGGTACATGCGCATGAGCATCTCGGCGAAGTCGGTCGCGTCGTCGCCGCCGGCGCCCGAGCGGATGGTGACCACGGCGGAGCGCTCGTCGTACTCGCCGTCCAGCAGCGTCTTCACCTCGAGGTCGCCGATGACGCGCTCGAGATCCGTGATCTCCTTGCGGGCCTCCGCGACCGAGTCCTCGTCGCCCATCTCGTTGGCGAGCTCGACGAGCACCTCGAGGTCGTCGAGGCGACGCTCGACGGCCTGGATGCGCGCGAGCTCCGACTGGCGGTGGCTCAGAGCACTGGTGACGCGCTGCGCATTCGCGGTGTCATCCCACAGGCCGGGCTCGGAGGCCTCCTGCTCGAGACGCGCGATGTCGGCGCGGACACCGTCGACGTCGACCACCTCTCGGATGTTCGCGAACGTGGTGCGCAGCGCCTGGATCTCGGCGGAAGGATCGAACTCAAGCATGACGCTTCAGCCTAGCCTGCTCGGGATACCGTGGGAGCCGATGTCCTCCTCGCAGACCGCCTCGTTCGATCCGATTCGCCGCTACGGATTCATGGTCTACGGGCCGACGGCGCTGTACTCGCTGGGGCAGGGCGCCATCCTCCCGCTCCTTCCCGCCCTCGCCACG encodes:
- a CDS encoding MFS transporter — translated: MTTGTIETSSTQRAGWRAWAALAVLMLPVLLVSIDNTILNFALPAIAQDLEPTSAEQLWIIDAYSLVLAGLLVTMGSFGDRFGRRRLLLTGAVGFTIVSVLAVFAPTAGWLIAARAAMGLFGATLMPSTMSLLRSIFPERNQRRIAVAVWAGMFSAGGALGPIVGGFLMEHFPWQSVFLLAVPMLVLMLVLAPIFVTESRDPHPGAIDGWSILLSMLALGPVAYGIKEVAVHGVAGGLPVVVGAIFGWLFVRRQLRMAHPMLDMSLFRRAGFSGSLGVNLLSVIAIVGFLYFVSQHLQMIVGLSPMVAGLALLPGALTSIAGGFIVTPIARRVRASIVIPCALVLSVAAYLIVAFVGAHDVGMLVLGFALLGAGVGAAETVSGELILANAPAAKAGAASAVSETAYELGAVLGTSVLGGILTWWYRTHLVVPDGVPAELAGHAEETLAGAMNAADALGGPTGQALRDAAAAAFDGGVTATSLIGAGLVVIAMVVAAITLGGRRESATH
- the prfB gene encoding peptide chain release factor 2; translated protein: MLEFDPSAEIQALRTTFANIREVVDVDGVRADIARLEQEASEPGLWDDTANAQRVTSALSHRQSELARIQAVERRLDDLEVLVELANEMGDEDSVAEARKEITDLERVIGDLEVKTLLDGEYDERSAVVTIRSGAGGDDATDFAEMLMRMYLRWAERNKYPVKVMDTSYAEGAGIKSATFEIDAPYAYGVLSVEAGTHRLARISPFGSADKRQTSFAAVEVIPLMEEAQEVEIPENDIRVDVFRSSGPGGQSVNTTDSAVRLTHLPTGIVVSMQNEKSQIQNRAAAMRVLQTRLLLLQREEEAAKKKELAGNITASWGDQIRSYFLYGQQLVKDLRTGFEVGNPASVFDGDIDGLINAGIRWRKRKIED
- a CDS encoding DNA polymerase III subunit gamma/tau, with protein sequence MASREDDALSWDGDDDPTLDPSGDATTPDEQADGDGSTLPKGWRAVGRGHERVRSADDEAHGVGADTAAPPLGSVALVTLGVMGGVLLLWTVGWYLGATRLRERIEQSTDAVADFMFQGSMVLAIAAPLLWFLVTWLGTRRVAQWKRFAWLAAGIVLLVPWPFVMVGVVGQ
- a CDS encoding TetR/AcrR family transcriptional regulator, yielding MALGWGDEVSRPPRARDKVLDAFEDVLREDGERAATLENVARRAGVSKGGLLYHFRTRDALDVGLLERMQGLAAADLETMAAAPEGPVHYFLATSGHVGSPFDRAILAVSRLAHGGNVPARTALTELRTMWAEAIRPHVRDEAALDLVLLVSDGLYINTASLNDVPGPVPTGAALEALIQLVEGATRE
- a CDS encoding 3-isopropylmalate dehydrogenase, with the translated sequence MSRVVKLAVIPGDGIGPEVVAEAEKVLDAVTADSDVTFDKTRFSLGAGRFLETGDTLTNEDLAAIAEHDAILLGAVGGKPGDPRLKDANIERGLLLKLRFALDHYVNLRPSRLYPGQSGPLAEPGDVDFVVVREGTEGPYVGNGGAIRRGTPQEIANEVSVNTAYGVERVVRYAFDLAERRRGRLTLVHKTNVLVNAGSLWQRIVDAVAQEHPEVAVDYLHVDAATIFLVTNPGRFDVIVTDNLFGDILTDLAGAVTGGIGLAASGNINPDGDFPSMFEPVHGSAPDIAGTQQADPTAAIGSVALLLDHLGLQDEAARVSRAIEDDIASRTGSGRTTAEIGDAITARLQA
- the serA gene encoding phosphoglycerate dehydrogenase; translation: MPKPVVLIAEELSPATIEALGPDFDVRHVDGTDRPALFDALSAADAILIRSATKVDEEALRHAPNLKVVARAGVGLDNVDIKAATTAGVMVVNAPTSNIISAAELTCGHILSLARHIPAARASLGAGEWKRSKYTGLELFEKTLGVVGLGRIGALVAARMQGFGMRVVAFDPYVTSARAQQLGVELLSLDELVAQADFLTIHMPKTPETTGMIGAEQLKAMKPTSYVINVARGGLIDEDALYDALVAGEIAGAGLDVFTSEPPADTTLTALPNVVVTPHLGASTAEAQEKAGVSVARSVKLALEGDLVPDAVNVAGGVIDPFVRPGIALVEKLGQVFSGLATSAVTSLDIEVRGELADYDVSVYRLAALKGILSNVVSENVSYVNAPLFAEQRGIETRLIVEKDSPEYRNLTTLRGALSDGTVLTVAGTLAGTRMIQKIVGINGHEIEVPIDQHHIVMLYTDRPGIVAVYGQKFGEAGINIAGMQIARREAGGQALSVLTVDSRVPEELLAEVGAAIEASVIRQIEVVEA